ATCTGTGCGAGCTGTTCTGCCCGGTGGACGCGCTCTACGTCTCGCCGCGCACGGCGCCCGACCCGACGGTGGACGCCGCCGCGCTGATCGCCGCCGGCCTGATCGGCAGCTACCGACGCGAGTTGGGCTGGGCACGGGGCCGCCCCGGCGGCACGGAGACGGACCTGTCCTACCGCATGCACGAAGCCTTCACCGAACCGTTCGGTGAAATCTGGAAACGCTCCGGCATCTGATACCGTGGGCGGACCCAACCGGATCAGAGTGGCGGCATAACACGAACCGGAACCAAGCTTATCCCAGCCGCAAATCTGTCCGGGAAACGGGGATCAGCTCAATCAACAGAGGACCCGCAGCGTTCTTTCATACGTCCGCCAACAGCAGCGCCAATCCGCCGCAAAGTGTGGGGGATGCGCGCGCCAGAAACGAAAAAGCCCAAGCAAAATTGCTTGGGCTGAATTCGTGGCGGAGGGAGAGGGATTCGAACCCTCGATACCCTTTTGGGGTATACACACTTTCCAGGCGTGCGCCTTCGACCACTCGGCCACCCCTCCGCAGAGGCCGCGTTTATATCCAGCCCGACGGCGGTGCGCAAGCCCCTGAAATCACTTTTTCGGAAAAATCTTGCACCGCCTTCTGGATGATCCGCGAGGCGGATCGAAGCCCTCATCTCAGCCGAGACCGTGGACCAGATCGGCCACCGTGCGGCACAGCAGGTCGATGTCCTGGTCGCGCGACAGGCGGTGGTCGCCGTCCTTCACCAGCGTCACCCGCACGTCCGCGCTGCTCAGCCGGTCGGCCAGGGTCAGGCTGACCTGCCAGGGCACGTCGGGGTCGGCCATGCCGTGCAGCAGGCGCACCGGCTTGTCGAAGGCGATGGGCTGGCGCAGCAGCAGATGGTTGCGCCCGTCCTCGATCAGGGCGCGGGTGA
The window above is part of the Azospirillum sp. TSH58 genome. Proteins encoded here:
- a CDS encoding ferredoxin family protein, with translation MIELILSERCIACGTCAKVCPDDVLRTDAAGEPVIAHKEDCQTCYLCELFCPVDALYVSPRTAPDPTVDAAALIAAGLIGSYRRELGWARGRPGGTETDLSYRMHEAFTEPFGEIWKRSGI